Genomic window (Mycoplasma sp. NEAQ87857):
TTCTGAAAAAGTTGTTTTTTGTTGCATTTGTAATGATTCAGTTGTTGGTCTAGATTTTAATCCTTCAGCAAAGTGTTGAGTTCCATTATTAGTTACTTGAGCATTAATTCCTGCTCTAATTACCACTTCTGATTGATTATTTTGACTTTCTAGAAGTTTAATTCTAATTTTTTGAGCATAAACATTTACATCTTCTTGTGAAGCAAAACGCTCAAAGTATAATTCATATTTATTACTATTACGCTCAACTACTAATTTTCTTGATAATAATCCTTGTTTAATATCTAAAGTTTTTGTATATTGGTCTTTTGGATCTACTTCAAATTCTTGATTGTCAAAAGTAATAATAGTTGATAAACAATCAGCTAAGTTAGCTAATTCTGAAACTTCATTTTTGTTATCTTTGTTAAAAATACCATTAACAAAAAAATCAGGTTTATTGTAACTTGTAATTTCTTCATCAGCACTTCTTAGACCTAAGTATCCATTTCCTAATGAAAAAATACTTTCGGTTTTAGCTACTACATTACGATCAAATTTAACTTGAGTAACTAATTTATTCTTTGTATCATATTTTAAAAAATTCATTTTTCTCCTAGTTAGCTAGTACAAGAATTGATTCATAAGGACGTAATTTCGCTTTAACTTCCTTATTATCCTTGTAACTTGATAATAGTTGTTGTCCTGCAATTGGATTAATTGCTAATTCTTTATTAGTCATATTAATATATGCTACTAATTTTTGATCTTGGTTAGTTCTTGTAATTGTGATTAAGTTTTGATCATCAACATCAATGGTTGATTCACCATAAACTAATAAATCATGGAATTGCTCTTTACGCATTTGAATTAGTTCTTTATAGAAATAGAAAATACTATCTTTATCTTCTAAAGCAGCTTTAGCATTAATTGTATTGCTATTTCTTCCAAGGTTAATTCAAGGAGTAGCTCCTGAGTTAAATCCTGCATTAACTTCATTGTTTCATTGCATTAATGATCTTCCTGCATCTCTAGAGTTAATGTTGCAGTATAATAACATTTCACTTTCAGAATATACTTTATTTTGATCAACTAACGCACTAAATCCATTAGCTATATCACAATCTCTAAATTCACTTCGATTAGCAAAATGAGTGTTTAATAACCCAATTTCTTCTCCATAGTAAATACATGGAATTCCTTTTAAAGTCATTAACATTAAAGCATGAGTTTTAGCAGACATTTCTCTAAATAATCCTTCATCACCTCAACGTGATACACTTCTTGAAGTATCATGATTTGATAAGAAGTTGGTAAACATACTTGGTAAGATCGCTTTATTTTCTTGGAAAGGTTTTTGTTGATAAGCAAATTGTTTAACATCTCAATTAGCATCATATCCATTTCTTCCAGTTTCTTTCCCTCAACCAATTCATCATCAACTAAAGTTAAAGTAGTTGTCTGAAACTTTATTTTCCCCAGTTCCATATTTAATTAATTCATCAGCAGTAATACCACTAGCTTCACCTAAAGTATAAGCATCAGGTTTATTACTAAAAGCTAATTGATTAAATTCTTTTAGAAACTCTACAGCTCCATTACATCAAGCAAACATTGGATTATTTTCCACTTCATCAAAAGTTTTAGCTACGTGTTTAATCGCATCTAATCTAAACCCTTTAACTCCTAAGTCATATCAAAAATCAATAACTTCAACCATAGCTTTAATGGTATCTGGATGTTTTCAATTTAAATCAACTTGCTCTTTAGCAAATAAATGGAAATAGTATTTATTAACGCTTGGAACATATTCTCAAGCACTTCCACCAAAAATACTTTGAGCTTTAGCTTCTTGTTCTGATAGTTGATCTTTTCAAATAAAGTAATTATGTTCAACATTATCAACACTAGCACAAGCTTTAACAAATCAGTCATGCTCATTTGAAACGTGATTAAGCACAATGTCCATAATAATGTCAATTCCTAAAGTGCTTGCTTTTGCTGTCATTTCTTTAAAATCTTCTAAACTACCAAATTGTTGTCATACACTTTTGTAATCTAAAACATCATATCCTGCATCCACAAAATTTGTTTTATAAGTAGGACATAGTCAAATTCCATTGATACCTAAATCTTTTAGATATGGTAATTTTTCAATAATCCCTCTAAGATCTCCATCTCCATCATTGTTAGCATCATAAAAAGAACGTGGGAAAATTTGATATAAAATTTTATCCTCTAATTTTACTGTTTTCATATTTCTCCTATTTTTTTAGTTCCATTAAAATAGAACTATGTGCTTCTAGTTTATTGTTATAGTTTATTTTGCTATGCAAAATAATTGTTTTATTATTAAAATCATATTCATAATCTTTATTACTAAAGTTATGAGCAATTTCAATAGTTTTATCTTTATTTTTTAATCTAAAGACAATAATTCCTTGTTTAGAATCTACAGTTATAAATTCAAGACATTGTTTAATTTCATCATTAGAATTTAATCTTAATAAACTATTAGATTGTCTATAATGATTTAATTGTTTAGTAAATTGATAAATGTATTTATGAACATCATCATTGTTTAAATGATCTCATTTTAAACCATTGACATAGTCTGTGGTTTTATATGAGTTAGATTGATAACTATTATCATCAGCATTTTCGTTAAACACATCAGTATAATTTGATTTAATTGCTCTGTGAGCATCCATTCCTGAAACATCATTTGGTTTAGATTGCAATAATTCAGTTCCTGCAAGCATTAATTGACGACCTTGAGTTAAAACTGACATCATCATTGCTTGTCTATAACGTTCTAAACGTTGAATAAAGCTTAAATTTTTACTTGAAGTATTTAATTTATCTCATAAAGTCATTCCATCATGACAATGACTATAAGCTAAATTAATTTTGACATCATTAGCAAATAAATCATATTTAGCTTTTGAGTGAGCAAAATCACCAAAATCATAATCTCTAATATTTCCAACTATAGAACTTACATAAGTTTTAAAATATTTGCTACTATATTTCACCATTAAACCAGCATCACTACTGTGATCGCTTCCTTTAATAGCATTTCGAATTGAATCATTAAAATATCCAAAACTTATATCATTACCTTTATAACCTTTAATATAAGCATCTTTAGGTTTTAAGTCACTAAAGTTTCAAGTTTCACCATGAAGAGTAATATTTGGTTTGATTTTTCTTAATTTTTTAGCTATTTGATTGATGGTTTTTTTAGTTAAAAAACCAGATAAATCAAATCTAAACCCATCAACATTAAATTCTTTAACGAAATAAGTTAAAGAATCAATGATTAACTTTTGCACCATTTTTCTATTATCTGCTAATGGAGCTTCTGCTACAGGTTTAACTTTAGCATTATCACGATAATAATAACCACGTAGAATATTATTAAAAATAGTATTAGTCATCATGTGGTTATATACAACATCTAAAATAACTGCAATATTATTTTTATGTGCTTTATCTACAAATTCTTTAAATTCTTTAATTCTAGCATAAGGATCTTGTGGATTTGAACTATAAATACCATTAATAGTAAAGTAATTATGCGGATCATATCCTCAGTTGTAATTAGTAGTTCATTTTGAACCTTGTCCTTTATTGTATATATTTGTATCAAATTCATTCACTGTGTAAGTTGAATGAATTGGTAATAATTGTAAGTGTGATACACCTAAATCATTTAAATAACCAAATATATCGCTTTCAATAGCAGCATTAAAAGTACCTTTTTTACTTTCTAGTTGCTTATTGCTTAATGAAGTAAAATCTCTGATATGAAGCTCATAAATCAATGGATCTACTCCAGTATTTAAATTTGATACTAAGTCCATTGGTTTTTTACCAGCTTTAACACTTTTTATATTAACTATTGCACCTTTAGCCACTTTAGTTTCTTTACCTTCTCAATTAAACATCGCCATACTTTTAGCATATGGATCTAATGCTATAGTTTTTTTGTGATTTGGATGAGTAATTTGATATTGATAGTAATAAGATTCATAATCACTATCAATTAAACAAGTTCAAACATTATTATCTTTTTCCATTAGAAATGTTTTCACTAATTTACTTTGATCTACTTTATCAAAAATTAACAACTCAACTTTTAAAGCTAATGGTTGTCATAATTTGAATTGAATTTTTTGATCTTTAAAAATTACACCTAAATCGTTTTTAGAATATGAGTATTTCTTATCAAAATCCTTAAAAAATTCATTACTTTCTTTATATAAATTCATAGTACAAAAATTATAAATTAGTATTATATATATTATTTTTTATACTTTATTATCTTGCTCCATCAAAACTTGCAAGCATACTTGACTAGTCATAATAAAAAGAAATAAAAAAATGTGCAAATTTGCACATTAGAACTAAATAGATTATTTTAATAATTTAAAGCGAATTCTTGATGGAAGAATTTGAAATATTTTGGATTAACATAATATTTAGCAGCAATAGAAATACTATCTAAATCATAACCAAATAAAATAACTGTTAATGCAGGATTAAGTCCAAATTTTTCAGTTCCTTCTTCAAACGAAACTTCATACACAACGTTTGTTAAAGCGTTACGGTTAATTAATAAATCAGTAATTGACTTTCTTAAATTAATTGGTTCAAACTCATCAATGTTTTTTAAAGAAATAAAAATGTCGCTTTCTGCTATTAAAACATTGTCTTTATAATATTGTTTAACAAATTTTCTAAACCCTTGAACAAAAATAATATGTTTTTCAGTAGCTCAATCTGGTAATTTATCAACTCCAAAAATTTCATCACCATAACATTCATCAGCATTAATTAATAATTGCATTGGTTTAATTAAATTATGAAAATTCTCAGCTACAAAATGACCACGTTTTGGAATAGAATATACTGCTCCTAGTGTTTCTAGTTTTTTATAAGCTGAAACAACAATATTTCTTGAACATTCAAATTTATACATTAATTGGTGTTCGCTAGGCATGATTTTATTAATTGGTACTTTACCTGATTGAATTAATTCGATTAAATATTCAACAATTTGTGTACTCTTATTCTTTTTATTATCCATATTTAAATTATACTTAAAGATTTGATTATATAAACAATATTTTATGGGAATAATTGCATAAGATATAGTTAATAAATTGGTGCTTTCTTAAATAGTTTTTAAAACTTAGTATTTAAATGGTATAAGTTTGGTTTTTGATATAAAAATAAATATATTTTGAAACTATTTTATTTGGTTTTTATTGAGTAAAATTAACTTCTTGAAATCAAATATGACTATACAAATCTATTATTCAATAACTTTATCCTTAGGTTCAATTAAGTATAAAGCATAACCACCTTGATTAACTTCGATATTTCAAGAATTATTTTTTGCGTTATTTAATAATAGTGGTTTAAAATAATAATCTCTTGAAATCTTAGTAAAAGTGGTTTGATTATTTCTATAATCACAAAAGACAAATAATAAAATTTCATTTTTATTATTTGGATTAATTCTTGCTATGCAATTATCCATAAATTCAGTATCAATAAATAATTCATAATCAGCAATAGTATTAATATTAGTTAATGCTAAAAATGGATATTTAGTTCTTAACTTAGACATAAATTCGATTAAATTTACTGCATTACTTTGGTTATAACAATCTTCAAAATCACCATTGGTATATGAATGAGTTTGCATCACTATTTGTTTATCATTACAATTATCCTTGATTAAAAGATAATTTTGATCCTTTCATTTTAAAGGTTCTCTTAAAGATAAATCTCCATATTTTCAAGTTCCTTGAAAATATAACTCATTAGCATAATAAATAATTGGAACTCCTGGAAGAGCAAATAACACAAATAATGCTTGATCTTGGTATTGTTTAATTTGATTATTAATTGGTTTTAGCATTTTACTTTTATTAAATTTCAATGCTTTTTGTTTAAAATTATCTATTCATCTAGCACTATCGTGATTATCTAAAAACGGCATTAAACTAGCATTATATTTTTGATATTTGGTTACTAGATCATTTAATTTTAAATGATCTATAGCTAAATTATGATTATGTCTAAAAAGTTTATACCCTTCATAAATAGTATCTAAACCTTTAGTATCTTTATAAGATAAATATTTTAATCCTTTAGTTGAATTAGAATTTAATCACTCACCAAACATAAATACTTCTTCTCTATTTTGCTCATTTGTGATTTTATTACTTGCTTGTCTTAATAAATTAAAAATTTTAGCTTCATTGAAGTTATTTTTGGTTTCTAATTCACTAGAATAAAATTCTTGAATAGCATCATATCTAAATCCATCAACCCCTATTGCAGTTCAATATTGTTGAATTGCTATTAATTGCTCTATTACTGCTGGATTATCTAAATTTAAATCAGGCATCCCTTCTCAAAATCGACCAAGATAACTGGTTTGATTAATTGTTTTTGCTTGATCAACATTAAGATATTTGCTACGATGTTTAGCTGAATCAACTTTAGTATCACTATCAATAAATTCAACATTTAAACGATAAAAATCTTTAAATTGCTCATTATTGTTATATAAAACTTCTTGAAATCATGGATGTTCATAAGAAGTGTGATTAAATACTAAATCCAAGTAAACCTTAATTCCTCTAGCATGACAAGCATTAACAAAATCTAAAAAAGCATCCATTCCACCTAATTGACTAGCTACATCACAATAATTCACTACTGAATATCCATGATAATTAGAACTAGGATGAATAGGACTTAATCAAATTTGATCAACACCTAAATTATCAATATAATCTAATTTATTGGTTAAACCTATAAAATCACCAATGCCATCATTGTTACCGTCAGCATAGTTATAAACTAATACTTGATATACGATATTTGTATTTTTATAATTTTGTAATTTATTAGCTTTTAAAGCAAATTTATATAAATTTCTATAATCTATTGGTAAGTTGGTTATTTTATATTTTGGATCATTTCAAATTGCAATTGATCCATTTTTTAATTGCTGTTTTAATCTCTTTTTAAAATAATATTTATCGTTTAATCAAAATTTCATAATTCTATTTTATAAAGTTAAATATTAAATAATAGTAATTTCTTGATGCATCAAAAAACAAAGACCTTTGGTCTTTGTTATCTAAAAGTTATAAGCACTTAGTAATTTATTTTTAGTTTCTTCATCAATTTGCGTTAAATCATCATTTAAAATGGTTGATGTAATTAAATAAAATAATAATTGTTTGTCTTTGATATCGCTAATTGATTTTTCAAATTCTTTTAAGGATAAAATGTTTTTAGGTATTAGTATATCTTTAGTTTTTATTTTAACTTTAGAAAGTTTTAATGTTAAAAACTGATTATAATTTGCTTCAAGTTTTTGATCAAAAACATAAATTTGATTAAATTCTAATTCTTTAGTTTCGTTATATGTTGCTTGAATTTTTTTATAATCAGATTTTAAGCTTCATACTATTCCTCCAATAGGGATAATTTCACCAAAAGCAACCATTAATACTAAAAAAGTTGTTTGTTTATCAATTGTAGAGGATTCTATTGGAGTTATTAATAAGTTATTTAAATCAATTTTGGGATTAAAGTCAT
Coding sequences:
- a CDS encoding GntR family transcriptional regulator codes for the protein MDNKKNKSTQIVEYLIELIQSGKVPINKIMPSEHQLMYKFECSRNIVVSAYKKLETLGAVYSIPKRGHFVAENFHNLIKPMQLLINADECYGDEIFGVDKLPDWATEKHIIFVQGFRKFVKQYYKDNVLIAESDIFISLKNIDEFEPINLRKSITDLLINRNALTNVVYEVSFEEGTEKFGLNPALTVILFGYDLDSISIAAKYYVNPKYFKFFHQEFALNY
- a CDS encoding alpha-amylase family glycosyl hydrolase; the protein is MKFWLNDKYYFKKRLKQQLKNGSIAIWNDPKYKITNLPIDYRNLYKFALKANKLQNYKNTNIVYQVLVYNYADGNNDGIGDFIGLTNKLDYIDNLGVDQIWLSPIHPSSNYHGYSVVNYCDVASQLGGMDAFLDFVNACHARGIKVYLDLVFNHTSYEHPWFQEVLYNNNEQFKDFYRLNVEFIDSDTKVDSAKHRSKYLNVDQAKTINQTSYLGRFWEGMPDLNLDNPAVIEQLIAIQQYWTAIGVDGFRYDAIQEFYSSELETKNNFNEAKIFNLLRQASNKITNEQNREEVFMFGEWLNSNSTKGLKYLSYKDTKGLDTIYEGYKLFRHNHNLAIDHLKLNDLVTKYQKYNASLMPFLDNHDSARWIDNFKQKALKFNKSKMLKPINNQIKQYQDQALFVLFALPGVPIIYYANELYFQGTWKYGDLSLREPLKWKDQNYLLIKDNCNDKQIVMQTHSYTNGDFEDCYNQSNAVNLIEFMSKLRTKYPFLALTNINTIADYELFIDTEFMDNCIARINPNNKNEILLFVFCDYRNNQTTFTKISRDYYFKPLLLNNAKNNSWNIEVNQGGYALYLIEPKDKVIE
- a CDS encoding alpha-amylase family glycosyl hydrolase translates to MKTVKLEDKILYQIFPRSFYDANNDGDGDLRGIIEKLPYLKDLGINGIWLCPTYKTNFVDAGYDVLDYKSVWQQFGSLEDFKEMTAKASTLGIDIIMDIVLNHVSNEHDWFVKACASVDNVEHNYFIWKDQLSEQEAKAQSIFGGSAWEYVPSVNKYYFHLFAKEQVDLNWKHPDTIKAMVEVIDFWYDLGVKGFRLDAIKHVAKTFDEVENNPMFAWCNGAVEFLKEFNQLAFSNKPDAYTLGEASGITADELIKYGTGENKVSDNYFNFSWWWIGWGKETGRNGYDANWDVKQFAYQQKPFQENKAILPSMFTNFLSNHDTSRSVSRWGDEGLFREMSAKTHALMLMTLKGIPCIYYGEEIGLLNTHFANRSEFRDCDIANGFSALVDQNKVYSESEMLLYCNINSRDAGRSLMQWNNEVNAGFNSGATPWINLGRNSNTINAKAALEDKDSIFYFYKELIQMRKEQFHDLLVYGESTIDVDDQNLITITRTNQDQKLVAYINMTNKELAINPIAGQQLLSSYKDNKEVKAKLRPYESILVLAN
- a CDS encoding alpha-amylase family glycosyl hydrolase; amino-acid sequence: MNLYKESNEFFKDFDKKYSYSKNDLGVIFKDQKIQFKLWQPLALKVELLIFDKVDQSKLVKTFLMEKDNNVWTCLIDSDYESYYYQYQITHPNHKKTIALDPYAKSMAMFNWEGKETKVAKGAIVNIKSVKAGKKPMDLVSNLNTGVDPLIYELHIRDFTSLSNKQLESKKGTFNAAIESDIFGYLNDLGVSHLQLLPIHSTYTVNEFDTNIYNKGQGSKWTTNYNWGYDPHNYFTINGIYSSNPQDPYARIKEFKEFVDKAHKNNIAVILDVVYNHMMTNTIFNNILRGYYYRDNAKVKPVAEAPLADNRKMVQKLIIDSLTYFVKEFNVDGFRFDLSGFLTKKTINQIAKKLRKIKPNITLHGETWNFSDLKPKDAYIKGYKGNDISFGYFNDSIRNAIKGSDHSSDAGLMVKYSSKYFKTYVSSIVGNIRDYDFGDFAHSKAKYDLFANDVKINLAYSHCHDGMTLWDKLNTSSKNLSFIQRLERYRQAMMMSVLTQGRQLMLAGTELLQSKPNDVSGMDAHRAIKSNYTDVFNENADDNSYQSNSYKTTDYVNGLKWDHLNNDDVHKYIYQFTKQLNHYRQSNSLLRLNSNDEIKQCLEFITVDSKQGIIVFRLKNKDKTIEIAHNFSNKDYEYDFNNKTIILHSKINYNNKLEAHSSILMELKK